Proteins encoded by one window of Dryocola sp. LX212:
- a CDS encoding serine/threonine protein kinase, with translation MTDSAFNFQTLHPDTIMDALFEQGIRVDSGLTPLNSFENRVYQFQDEDRKRYVVKFYRPKRWSAEQIQEEHQFAAELLADEVPVAAPLSYAGNTLLRHQGFMYTVFPSLGGRQYETDNIDQMEWVGRYLGRIHQTGRRNLFAKRPTIGLEEYLLEPRALFEQTKLVPVALKAAFLKATDALINEVKLRWHDEFDALRLHGDCHPGNILWRDGPFFVDLDDARNGPAVQDIWMLLNGDKAEQRMQLETIIEAYEEFTPFNSDEIALIEPLRAMRMVYYLAWIIRRWDDPAFPRNFPWLKEEDYWRSQTATFTEQVRVLREPPLQLTPMY, from the coding sequence ATGACGGACAGCGCTTTCAATTTTCAGACTCTACATCCGGATACCATCATGGATGCCCTTTTTGAGCAGGGCATACGGGTGGATTCCGGGCTGACCCCATTAAATAGCTTTGAGAACCGCGTTTACCAGTTTCAGGATGAGGATCGCAAACGCTACGTGGTGAAGTTTTATCGCCCTAAGCGCTGGTCTGCTGAACAAATTCAGGAAGAGCATCAGTTTGCTGCTGAACTGTTGGCAGATGAAGTGCCGGTTGCAGCACCGCTCTCCTATGCGGGCAATACTTTACTGCGCCATCAGGGTTTTATGTATACGGTCTTCCCGAGCCTCGGTGGACGACAATATGAAACCGATAACATCGATCAGATGGAGTGGGTTGGACGCTATTTAGGGCGGATCCACCAGACTGGACGGCGTAATCTGTTTGCGAAGCGGCCCACTATTGGCCTCGAGGAGTATCTCCTGGAGCCAAGGGCTCTATTTGAACAAACAAAGCTGGTGCCCGTCGCGTTAAAGGCTGCTTTTCTGAAGGCCACCGATGCCCTCATTAATGAAGTTAAGCTCCGCTGGCATGATGAATTCGACGCTTTGCGTTTACACGGTGACTGCCATCCGGGGAACATACTCTGGCGTGACGGACCGTTCTTTGTCGATCTTGATGATGCCCGTAACGGCCCCGCCGTTCAGGATATCTGGATGTTGCTGAATGGTGATAAAGCCGAGCAGCGTATGCAGCTCGAAACCATCATTGAAGCCTATGAAGAGTTTACCCCCTTCAATTCAGACGAAATCGCCCTTATCGAACCTTTACGCGCCATGCGTATGGTTTATTATCTCGCGTGGATAATTCGTCGCTGGGATGACCCTGCTTTTCCCAGGAATTTCCCTTGGCTCAAGGAGGAGGATTACTGGCGCAGTCAGACTGCAACGTTCACCGAGCAAGTCCGGGTTCTGCGTGAACCTCCACTACAATTAACACCAATGTATTAG
- a CDS encoding YihD family protein — protein sequence MKCKRLNELLELLQPAWQKEPDLNLIQFLQKLTQESGYTGEMSDLTDDVLIYHLKMRDSSKDAVIPGIKKDYEEDFKTALLRARGVIKE from the coding sequence ATGAAATGTAAGCGTCTTAACGAACTGCTTGAGCTGTTACAACCCGCGTGGCAGAAAGAGCCCGACCTGAACCTGATCCAATTTTTGCAGAAACTTACTCAAGAGTCAGGCTATACCGGTGAAATGAGCGATCTCACTGACGATGTGCTGATCTACCATCTTAAAATGCGCGATTCTTCAAAAGATGCTGTTATTCCGGGTATTAAAAAAGACTATGAAGAAGATTTCAAAACGGCGCTGTTGCGCGCGCGCGGGGTAATTAAAGAGTAA
- the mobA gene encoding molybdenum cofactor guanylyltransferase MobA → MTRLTEVTGVILAGGRATRMGGQDKGLISLKGKPLYEHIVNKLAPQVGKLAISANRNREKYQSLGYPVLSDTLPDYPGPLAGMLSVMQQLDAEWFLFCPCDTPNIPDDLAARLWGARGQFPAVWVNDGDRDHPTLALVHRKLTPALENYLASGERRVMVFLREADGHPVLFSGQQLSFANVNSPVDLAQWENK, encoded by the coding sequence GTGACACGTTTAACGGAAGTAACCGGGGTTATTCTGGCTGGTGGGCGGGCCACAAGAATGGGTGGTCAGGATAAAGGGCTTATCAGCCTGAAAGGTAAGCCGCTGTATGAACATATCGTCAATAAGCTCGCTCCACAGGTTGGCAAACTGGCGATCAGTGCTAACAGGAATAGAGAAAAATATCAGTCCCTTGGTTATCCTGTGCTAAGCGATACTTTACCTGATTATCCAGGACCACTGGCGGGTATGCTGTCCGTAATGCAGCAGCTGGATGCCGAATGGTTTCTGTTTTGCCCCTGCGATACGCCTAATATTCCAGACGATCTCGCAGCCCGGCTTTGGGGGGCACGCGGACAGTTTCCTGCGGTATGGGTAAACGACGGGGATCGGGATCATCCAACACTCGCACTTGTTCATCGCAAGCTTACTCCAGCGCTTGAAAACTACCTTGCTTCAGGCGAACGCCGTGTAATGGTCTTCCTGAGAGAGGCTGACGGCCATCCGGTACTCTTTTCTGGACAACAATTAAGCTTCGCCAATGTAAATTCGCCAGTAGATTTAGCCCAATGGGAGAACAAATAG
- the mobB gene encoding molybdopterin-guanine dinucleotide biosynthesis protein MobB codes for MVPLLAFAAWSGTGKTTLLKLLISLLNKKGIRPGLIKHTHHDVDVDRPGKDSYELRKAGAAQTIVANQNRWALMTETPEQEELDLCRLASRMDSTSLDVILVEGFKHEAIPKILLYRAQVGRGLDELLIDSNVIAIASDIAIPETELPVLNINSPEEIADFVAEWLNK; via the coding sequence ATGGTGCCTCTGTTGGCCTTTGCCGCATGGAGCGGTACGGGAAAAACAACGCTGCTTAAGCTATTGATCTCATTACTTAATAAGAAAGGGATACGTCCGGGACTTATCAAACATACCCATCATGATGTCGATGTCGATAGACCAGGAAAAGACAGCTATGAGCTGCGTAAGGCAGGCGCTGCGCAGACGATTGTCGCCAATCAAAATCGTTGGGCCTTAATGACGGAAACACCAGAACAGGAAGAATTGGATTTATGCAGGTTAGCCAGCCGTATGGATTCTACATCACTGGATGTGATACTGGTGGAAGGCTTTAAGCATGAAGCTATACCGAAGATTTTACTGTACAGAGCCCAGGTTGGGCGCGGTCTGGATGAGCTGTTGATCGACAGCAACGTGATTGCCATTGCCAGTGATATAGCGATCCCTGAAACAGAGCTACCGGTTCTGAATATTAATTCACCGGAAGAAATTGCTGATTTTGTTGCCGAATGGCTTAATAAATGA